One segment of Hippopotamus amphibius kiboko isolate mHipAmp2 chromosome 4, mHipAmp2.hap2, whole genome shotgun sequence DNA contains the following:
- the TMEM60 gene encoding transmembrane protein 60: MRMSLAQRVLLTWLFTLLFLIMLVLKLDEKAPWNWFLIFIPVWIFDTILLVMLIVKMAGRCKSGFDPRHGSHNIKKKAWYLIAMLLKLAFCLALCAKLEQFTTMNLSYVFIPLWALLAGALIELGYNVFFVRD; this comes from the coding sequence ATGAGAATGTCCTTGGCTCAGAGAGTACTACTCACCTGGCTTTTCACATTACTCTTCTTGATCATGTTGGTGTTGAAACTGGATGAGAAGGCACCTTGGAACTGGTTCCTCATATTTATTCCAGTCTGGATATTTGATACTATCCTTCTTGTCATGCTGATAGTGAAAATGGCTGGGCGATGTAAGTCTGGCTTTGACCCTCGACATGGATcacacaacattaaaaaaaaagcctggtaCCTCATTGCAATGTTACTTAAATTAGCCTTCTGCCTTGCACTCTGTGCTAAACTGGAACAGTTTACTACCATGAATCTGTCCTATGTCTTCATTCCTTTATGGGCATTACTGGCTGGGGCTTTGATAGAGCTTGGATATAACGTCTTTTTTGTGAGAGACTGA